One Micromonospora craniellae genomic region harbors:
- a CDS encoding DUF5753 domain-containing protein: MPNWPTLRRRRLARELSKLRESIDMTIEEAAASAGISSSHLSRVERALVGVRVPAVRALLQTYGANASTTADLLDVAQASTQRGWWHRYAGSIPDEYATYIGFESDATRIWNFELISIPGLLQTEGYTRSSLHGGVARLTEEEIERRIEIRLRRQALLHRDNPPALWVVLDEAAIRRQVGGAATMAEQMNHLATIAALPHVDVQIVPFEAGAHPGAPGGFVILGFTDPADREVVYIETMAGDLYPEGDAEVQSVTQAFDRLRAMALSPDDSASMIRDAARELS; encoded by the coding sequence GTGCCGAACTGGCCTACTTTGAGACGCAGACGGCTCGCGCGAGAGCTGAGCAAATTGCGTGAGTCCATCGACATGACGATCGAGGAAGCTGCGGCGAGCGCGGGGATCTCCTCGTCTCACCTCTCGCGGGTGGAGCGTGCGCTCGTCGGCGTTCGGGTGCCGGCGGTGCGGGCGTTGCTGCAGACCTACGGCGCGAACGCCTCCACCACGGCAGACCTACTCGATGTGGCCCAGGCGTCCACACAGCGTGGATGGTGGCATCGGTACGCCGGAAGCATCCCCGACGAGTACGCGACCTACATCGGATTCGAGTCCGATGCCACCAGGATCTGGAACTTCGAGCTGATCTCGATCCCCGGCCTGTTACAGACCGAGGGATACACCCGATCGAGCCTGCACGGCGGCGTCGCTCGCCTCACCGAAGAGGAGATCGAGCGGCGAATCGAGATTCGCCTGCGTCGACAGGCGCTGCTGCACCGCGATAATCCACCAGCGCTGTGGGTCGTTCTCGACGAGGCCGCGATCCGCCGGCAGGTCGGCGGTGCGGCAACGATGGCCGAGCAGATGAACCATCTCGCCACCATCGCGGCCCTGCCGCACGTCGACGTTCAAATCGTGCCGTTCGAAGCGGGCGCCCATCCCGGCGCCCCCGGAGGCTTCGTGATCCTCGGGTTCACCGACCCCGCCGACCGCGAAGTCGTTTACATCGAGACGATGGCCGGTGATCTCTACCCTGAAGGCGACGCCGAGGTACAGAGCGTGACCCAGGCGTTCGACCGACTGAGGGCGATGGCGCTCAGCCCGGATGACTCCGCATCGATGATCCGGGACGCTGCAAGGGAGCTTTCATGA
- a CDS encoding DUF6879 family protein, whose product MAAERDNLMQMGELQRRLSTAARSVFRLETLTAYNAAGEVDLLRDFHAGRPLPPRTPETDPWLRMVADSVQAGTRWSRVHVLHRPLSDYLRFELLGYHGNVAAGEDVRIADRATAPEALGALRQDFWLLDDEFGVIIEYDGEGRRLAMEPTRDVGSLIEQRDLAMTHSIPLRDYLPTVQDELRRSW is encoded by the coding sequence GTGGCGGCAGAACGGGACAACCTGATGCAGATGGGCGAACTTCAACGCAGGCTGAGCACGGCCGCGCGGTCGGTGTTTCGACTCGAAACGCTGACCGCGTACAACGCGGCGGGCGAGGTCGACCTGCTGCGCGACTTCCACGCGGGACGCCCGCTGCCACCCCGCACACCCGAAACCGATCCCTGGCTACGCATGGTGGCCGACAGCGTGCAGGCCGGCACCCGTTGGAGCCGTGTCCACGTCCTACACCGCCCGCTATCGGACTACCTGCGCTTCGAGCTGCTGGGCTATCACGGCAACGTCGCTGCCGGCGAGGACGTTCGGATCGCGGACCGGGCGACGGCCCCCGAAGCACTGGGCGCGCTGAGGCAGGACTTCTGGCTCCTCGATGACGAGTTCGGCGTGATCATCGAGTACGACGGGGAGGGCCGGCGTCTCGCCATGGAGCCCACCAGAGATGTCGGGAGCCTCATCGAACAACGGGACCTCGCGATGACGCACTCGATCCCACTTCGGGACTACCTGCCGACAGTTCAGGACGAATTGCGTAGATCCTGGTGA
- a CDS encoding radical SAM protein — MPAMPSVALEQTGPVAFTAGHHFTARDASIEELVKAARVPLSVILQVTKRCNFDCSFCSETLQLPDPTLPQLDTIRRNLAGVSRVFLSGGEPLLRRDFGEIVDMYTGDFIVGVPTNATRGLQHARSMVGKVAFVNVGLEGPRSTTNRVRGDYDEVLAGVRGFLEAGLPLSLSAVVYRSTLHALPFTYQIADVIGAGKLKLILPLRKGNALDLEENEFISLEEAGQTFDRLTESRAVHDWRPALRMTTWTPDTEGHMILVEVTGKASAWPVYDAPDLLEPLGNLLDEPVSEIWARYRFKRNHFAKYLGASIRTVSNAGPAGSGGHARA, encoded by the coding sequence ATGCCCGCTATGCCGTCCGTCGCGCTTGAGCAGACGGGTCCGGTCGCCTTCACCGCTGGACATCACTTCACGGCGCGTGACGCGTCGATCGAGGAGTTGGTGAAGGCGGCGAGGGTTCCCCTGTCGGTGATCCTGCAGGTGACGAAACGGTGCAACTTCGACTGCTCGTTCTGCTCCGAGACGCTTCAGCTCCCGGATCCGACGCTGCCGCAGTTGGACACCATCCGCCGGAATCTGGCGGGTGTGTCGCGGGTGTTCCTGTCCGGTGGTGAACCGCTGCTCCGACGGGATTTCGGGGAGATCGTGGACATGTACACCGGGGACTTCATCGTCGGTGTGCCGACCAACGCCACCCGGGGGTTGCAGCACGCCAGGTCGATGGTGGGGAAGGTCGCGTTCGTCAACGTGGGCTTGGAGGGGCCGCGGTCGACCACCAACCGGGTTCGCGGCGACTACGACGAGGTGCTGGCAGGCGTTCGGGGGTTCCTGGAGGCGGGCCTGCCGCTGTCGCTGTCGGCCGTGGTATACCGGTCGACGCTGCACGCCTTGCCGTTCACCTATCAGATCGCGGACGTCATCGGCGCGGGCAAACTGAAACTGATCCTGCCACTGCGCAAGGGCAACGCCCTCGACCTGGAGGAGAACGAGTTCATCAGCCTGGAGGAGGCTGGGCAGACCTTCGATCGGCTGACCGAGTCGCGGGCAGTGCACGACTGGCGGCCAGCGCTGCGGATGACGACGTGGACCCCGGACACCGAGGGGCACATGATCCTGGTGGAGGTGACCGGCAAGGCAAGCGCATGGCCGGTGTACGACGCCCCGGACCTGCTGGAACCTCTCGGCAACCTCCTGGACGAGCCGGTGTCGGAGATCTGGGCACGGTACCGGTTCAAGCGCAACCACTTCGCCAAGTATCTCGGTGCCAGCATCCGTACCGTGTCCAACGCCGGCCCGGCCGGGTCGGGTGGACACGCCCGTGCGTGA
- a CDS encoding helix-turn-helix domain-containing protein produces MNRPANDRTALATRLRELREDAGLSTTRLAAALGWSQSKVSKIENRRTKPSVDDVRSWSAATGASAEVTAELANAAESIQVASIIWDRTLTGGRAAHQRRIGRTLAEATRVQVFQHAAVPGLFQTAEYARSVLALADVFGVSDTTRAAAARVERQTALYEKGRQFDFLITEAALRFRPVPHDALAAQYDKILSVATLPSVSLSILPTGVRPSAVHAHPFVIYTLPDGSQLTTIETYTRELTLTDPEEIRVYSQVYDSLLADSATGKQARQLLETMRAEALDSAESQPR; encoded by the coding sequence GTGAATAGACCTGCGAACGACCGGACGGCGCTCGCGACCAGGCTGCGTGAACTCCGAGAGGACGCAGGTCTGTCGACCACGCGACTCGCCGCCGCTCTGGGCTGGTCACAGTCAAAGGTCTCGAAGATCGAAAACCGTCGCACGAAACCGTCCGTCGACGACGTCCGGTCATGGTCCGCCGCCACAGGCGCCAGCGCCGAGGTCACCGCCGAACTCGCGAACGCCGCGGAGTCCATCCAGGTCGCATCGATCATCTGGGACCGGACGCTGACCGGCGGCCGAGCCGCGCACCAACGCCGGATCGGCCGGACCCTCGCCGAGGCAACCCGGGTGCAGGTCTTCCAGCACGCCGCAGTACCCGGACTCTTCCAGACCGCGGAGTACGCCCGCAGCGTCCTCGCCCTCGCCGACGTGTTCGGCGTCAGCGACACCACGAGGGCAGCAGCCGCACGAGTCGAACGGCAGACAGCCCTCTACGAGAAGGGCCGACAGTTCGACTTCCTCATCACCGAAGCCGCGCTGCGGTTCCGCCCCGTACCCCACGACGCGCTCGCCGCCCAATACGACAAGATCCTGTCAGTCGCCACGCTACCGAGCGTGAGCCTGTCAATCCTGCCGACCGGCGTCCGCCCCTCAGCGGTACACGCCCATCCCTTCGTGATCTACACCCTGCCCGATGGCTCCCAACTCACCACGATCGAGACCTACACCCGCGAACTGACCCTCACCGACCCAGAAGAGATCCGCGTCTACTCACAGGTATACGACTCGCTCCTCGCAGATTCCGCGACCGGCAAACAGGCCCGCCAACTGCTGGAAACGATGCGGGCCGAAGCCCTGGACTCAGCGGAGTCGCAGCCCCGGTGA
- a CDS encoding DUF397 domain-containing protein: MSDASGRLVWRKSSESLNGDCVEVASLSEGVAVRDSKNPEGGMLRFSRSGWQAFLRGADQGEFSNL; the protein is encoded by the coding sequence GTGTCCGACGCTTCCGGACGCCTGGTATGGCGTAAGAGTTCGGAGAGCCTCAACGGCGACTGCGTGGAGGTCGCGTCGCTGAGCGAGGGGGTTGCCGTACGGGATTCCAAGAATCCCGAGGGCGGGATGCTCCGTTTCTCGCGTTCCGGATGGCAAGCCTTCCTCCGGGGCGCCGACCAGGGAGAGTTCAGCAACCTGTGA
- a CDS encoding DUF397 domain-containing protein produces MIDFSRAVWRKSTRTQQSGQCVEVARVGEVIGVRDSKDPDGPVLAFTTGEFAAFLDGAAKGEFDDLV; encoded by the coding sequence ATGATCGACTTCAGCCGCGCCGTCTGGCGCAAGAGCACCAGAACCCAGCAGAGTGGCCAATGCGTGGAGGTGGCGAGGGTTGGTGAGGTGATCGGCGTGCGGGACTCCAAGGACCCTGACGGTCCCGTGCTGGCGTTCACGACCGGAGAGTTCGCCGCGTTTCTCGACGGGGCAGCCAAGGGAGAGTTCGACGACCTTGTCTAG